The DNA sequence CCAACGTCCTGAACGAGGCGCAGCTTTCGCAGGACAGGCCGGACGCGGTGGTGCTGAACGGGCAGAAGAACCTGGGCGACAAACTGCGCGAAATGAAGCTGGCCGTCACGCTGGAGAAGAAGTACACCAAGGACCAAATCCTTGAGGGGTACCTCAATATTGTGTTCTTCAGCAGCAACGCGTACGGGATTGAAGCGGCGGCACGCTACTTCTTCAGCACCACCGCGAAGGACCTTACCCTCCCCCAGGCCGCCTTGCTGGCCGGGGTGGTCAACAGCCCCACCCTCTACAACCCGGCCACGAATCCTGATAAGTCGATCGTGCGCAGGAACCAGGTCCTGTCCGAAATGCTGCGCCTGCGCAAGATCACGCAGGCCCAGTACGATGCCGCCGTAGCCACCCCGATCCAGCTGAAGATCACGCCGCAGCAGCAGGGCTGCGCCAACGCTGCCATGGCGCCGTACTTCTGCGACTACATCTCCCATCTGATCCTGAACAATCCCGCCTACGGGCCCACCGAGGCTGACCGCGAACGGAAGCTTTACCGCGGCGGACTCACCATCACCACCACCCTGGACAGCAGGCTCCAGGCAGCCGCCCAGGCCCAGGTGGACGAAACGGCGGGCGCGAACCCGGACCGGTGGGCGGCCTCGCTGCTGACCCTGCAACCGGGCAGCGGCAAGATCCTGGCCATGGCCCAGAACACGGTCTTCCTCCCGCAACCAGGCAAGTTCGACACCAACCTGAATTTCAACGTGGATGCCAAGGACGCCCAGGGCAACGACCTGAACGGCGCCGGCGGGTTCCAGCCCGGGTCCACCATGAAGCCCTTTACCTTTGCGGAGTGGCTGAACGAGGGAAAGTCGCTCACCGCCGAAGTGGACGCCTCACGGCGGGTCTATCCTCTGGGGTTCCCGTGGAAGGACAGCTGCGGGAAGGTGCTGGGAGCGTACAGCACGGCCCAGGCCAACCCTGCCCTCGGCGCTGCCGATGACCTGCAGAATGCGGAGGACGGCTTCTACCGCCCAATGCCCGTCAATTACGGCCTGTACAACTCGATCAACACGGCCACCTTCGCTTCGGCATCCCAGCTCGACTTTTGCGGCATCCAGAAGATGGTGGACGCCGTAGGGCTGCACAGCGGCCTGGACAGCACCCCGGTCAACATGCATCAGCTGGGCAACCTCCTCGGCGGCACCGGCGTGGCACCCCTCACCCTGGCAAATGCCTTTGCCACCTTCGCCACGGAAGGCCGCTATTGTGCTCCCATCGCCCTGGTTGATGTCACTGATCCCTCCGGGGCAAAACTGCCCGCCCAGGCCCCCGACTGCCACGACGCCGTCAAACCCGACGTGGCTCGCGGCGTCAACTCGGTACTGCAGGACGTGCTGAAGAAGGGTTCCGGCGTCTGGATCAACCCGAAGGTGCAGGACAAGGTTCCAACAGCCGCCAAGACCGGAACCTCGAACAACAACGGGTCCACCTGGGTAGTTGGCTACACCAGTGGCCTGGTCACGGCGTCCTTCTTCGGCGATGCCCTCGAAGGCCAAAAGCGGGCGGGGCAGAACGTCACCATCAACGGCACGTTCTACCCCCGCCTTGACGGGTACATGATTGCCGGGCCGCAGTGGGCCAACTACATGCTCAAGGTGGCACCCCTCTACCCGGCGGGTCCATTCGCGCCGCCGCCCGCTTCGATGATTGGGCCCAATCCCAACTACAGGCCGTAGCCCGGCTGGCACTTCCATCCCGGCCAATGCCGCGTCGCAGCAGGTGTGCAGAAGGATTGGCGTGGCCCGCCGGGGCCAGAGCGGCAAGTACTACAACGCCTTGTGCGAGCTGTTCGGGAGCACAAACCCTTCCGCCTAGCCCGTGCCCTTCCAGAGGCGCTTCCACCAGGACCGCTCCGGCTCCGGCTCAGCAGGCGCCTCCACCGCGCGCGCGGTCCGGCGGCTGCGCCAGCGCTCCACTTCGTCCTCCACGTCCCGGGTCCTGGTGACCACCGGCGGGCCGCCCTGGAGCTGGCGGCGGGCGTCGATCACGCGCCGGTTGAAATCCTGCAGGATGTCGCGGACCTGCTGCTCGGTGTACTGGGCGTCCAGCCTGGCGTCGAGTTCGGCGTCCTCAGTGCGGAGCAGGATGGCCGCCGGGCCCAGGCCGCTGATGTTCTCCCGCTGGATCAGCCCCTTCACCCACCAGTCGGGATCGTACGATTCGCCCAGGCCCGGGATCGGCTTGCCCGCGTACTTCAGGTTGTCGAACTTGCCTTGCGCCATGGCGTCGCGGACCAGGTATTCCGCCCGGGCAGCATCGCTGACTTTTTTGCGCTTCTCCCGCTCCTGCGCGTCGAGGGCGTCCAGCGCGGCTTCCTCCTCGGCACTGATGCCGGCACCACGGTATGACCGGACTTCGGCCGCACGCTCCAAGCGCTTGCGGAAATCCCCTGCGCCGCCGCTCATTGCCACCACCGCCTCTCCTCGCTTGGCCCCCATCTTCCAGTATTCAACGGTGGGCTTGGGCGTTCAACGCCCAAGGTGGGCGGACGACGGCGGCGCGTCCCGCCGTCGTCCGCCCACCCGGCGCTGTGGCAAAGGGTGGTGGTAGGTGCGCTGTCAGGCGTTGGCGTGCTCGGCGAGGATGCCGTCCATCTGGCCGACCGCCTCCTTGAGTCCTTCCTCCATCCCCATCTGTATCATCTGCTCCAGCTGTTCCTCGGACTCGAAGGTGGACAGCATGGTCATCCGGGTCCGCTCCCCCAGCGGCTCCAGGGTCACCGTGGCGTGGCTGATGCCGAACTCCCCCGTGGGGTTGCCGTCGCTGTCCGCGAACCCGTCGTCGAACTGCAGCTCCCGCGGGGACTCGATGCTGGTGAACTCCCACCAGCCGTGCGCCTTGTCCCCGCCAGGTCCTGTCATGTAGTAGCTGGCCCGGCCGCCGGGAACAAAGTCATGCTTGTAGAAAGTGGCGGGATAGGTGGGCGGTCCCCACCAGCGCTCCAGCCGGCGCGGATCCTCGAAGAGCTGCCAGACCCGCTCCACGCCGGCGTCGAACTCGGCGACGAGGGTGAGGCTCAGGGCCTCCGGGTTCTTATCCGTACTGATGACTGTCATGGCAATGCCTTCCTAACCTTCAGCGAGAATGTCGGCCATCCGGGCGGCCCGCTGCCGCCAGATCTGTTCAAAGTCATCGAGCAGCCGCCGGGCGTTGTGCAGTCCTTCGTGATCGCCCCGCACGATCTGCTCCCTTCCGCGCTTTTCCTTGGTGACCAGTGATGCGCGTTCCAGCACCGCCACATGTTTTTGGACG is a window from the Arthrobacter sp. NicSoilC5 genome containing:
- a CDS encoding transglycosylase domain-containing protein, which codes for MARKRKRRPGFGTVLGRILGFLAASAMCGVLAASLVVPAVAAAGMGVSSSIGFFDSLPAELTVQPPSQATKVLTSDGQQIATFYAENRVKVPLDQMSPFIKEGIVAIEDSRFYEHAGVDPQGILRAVVSNLTKGGEQGASTITQQYVTNVLNEAQLSQDRPDAVVLNGQKNLGDKLREMKLAVTLEKKYTKDQILEGYLNIVFFSSNAYGIEAAARYFFSTTAKDLTLPQAALLAGVVNSPTLYNPATNPDKSIVRRNQVLSEMLRLRKITQAQYDAAVATPIQLKITPQQQGCANAAMAPYFCDYISHLILNNPAYGPTEADRERKLYRGGLTITTTLDSRLQAAAQAQVDETAGANPDRWAASLLTLQPGSGKILAMAQNTVFLPQPGKFDTNLNFNVDAKDAQGNDLNGAGGFQPGSTMKPFTFAEWLNEGKSLTAEVDASRRVYPLGFPWKDSCGKVLGAYSTAQANPALGAADDLQNAEDGFYRPMPVNYGLYNSINTATFASASQLDFCGIQKMVDAVGLHSGLDSTPVNMHQLGNLLGGTGVAPLTLANAFATFATEGRYCAPIALVDVTDPSGAKLPAQAPDCHDAVKPDVARGVNSVLQDVLKKGSGVWINPKVQDKVPTAAKTGTSNNNGSTWVVGYTSGLVTASFFGDALEGQKRAGQNVTINGTFYPRLDGYMIAGPQWANYMLKVAPLYPAGPFAPPPASMIGPNPNYRP
- a CDS encoding DUF1992 domain-containing protein, which codes for MSGGAGDFRKRLERAAEVRSYRGAGISAEEEAALDALDAQEREKRKKVSDAARAEYLVRDAMAQGKFDNLKYAGKPIPGLGESYDPDWWVKGLIQRENISGLGPAAILLRTEDAELDARLDAQYTEQQVRDILQDFNRRVIDARRQLQGGPPVVTRTRDVEDEVERWRSRRTARAVEAPAEPEPERSWWKRLWKGTG
- a CDS encoding SRPBCC domain-containing protein — translated: MTVISTDKNPEALSLTLVAEFDAGVERVWQLFEDPRRLERWWGPPTYPATFYKHDFVPGGRASYYMTGPGGDKAHGWWEFTSIESPRELQFDDGFADSDGNPTGEFGISHATVTLEPLGERTRMTMLSTFESEEQLEQMIQMGMEEGLKEAVGQMDGILAEHANA
- a CDS encoding metalloregulator ArsR/SmtB family transcription factor, with the translated sequence MVVEKLSETETDRLFQAFADSTRRDIVRRVTVGEYSVSGLAALYAMSFAAVQKHVAVLERASLVTKEKRGREQIVRGDHEGLHNARRLLDDFEQIWRQRAARMADILAEG